A genomic segment from Amycolatopsis camponoti encodes:
- a CDS encoding class I SAM-dependent methyltransferase: MADGFADAWALAEPVKGWMTRAQGEALWQAARRLEKGDVVLEIGSHQGRSTIVLGAAARTVGATVIAVDPFVDGRLFGGSPTRQLFERNIRQAGLDDVVELVAGYSTELRPHWDRPIQLLYIDGKHDYWTYTDDLRWSAHLPPDAEILVHDCFSSIGVTLGTIAKVLFGRRYTYVDRATSLARFKLTPPSTADRVRVLAQLPWFLRNVGIKVLLRLRLRPVARLLGHDSPYDPY; the protein is encoded by the coding sequence GTGGCGGACGGCTTCGCCGACGCGTGGGCTCTCGCCGAGCCCGTCAAGGGCTGGATGACGCGCGCGCAGGGCGAAGCGCTGTGGCAGGCCGCCCGGCGGCTCGAAAAAGGTGACGTCGTCCTGGAAATCGGCAGCCACCAGGGCAGATCCACGATCGTCCTCGGCGCGGCGGCCCGCACGGTCGGCGCCACGGTGATCGCCGTCGACCCCTTCGTGGACGGCAGGCTGTTCGGCGGATCACCGACGCGGCAGCTGTTCGAGCGCAACATCCGCCAGGCCGGGCTGGACGACGTCGTCGAGCTCGTCGCCGGTTACAGCACGGAACTGCGGCCTCACTGGGACCGGCCCATACAGCTGCTTTACATCGACGGCAAGCACGACTACTGGACCTACACCGACGACCTGCGCTGGTCCGCGCACCTGCCGCCGGACGCGGAAATCCTGGTCCACGACTGCTTTTCCTCGATCGGCGTCACGCTCGGCACGATCGCGAAGGTCCTCTTCGGACGCCGGTACACCTATGTGGACCGGGCGACGTCGCTGGCGCGGTTCAAGCTCACGCCACCGTCCACGGCGGACCGCGTGCGCGTGCTGGCGCAGCTGCCGTGGTTCCTGCGCAACGTCGGGATCAAGGTGCTGCTGCGCCTGCGGCTGCGGCCGGTGGCCCGGCTCCTCGGCCACGACAGCCCGTACGACCCCTACTGA
- a CDS encoding alpha-(1->3)-arabinofuranosyltransferase, with amino-acid sequence MVTATRERSRDDAPPSGGARKFSAGAFFRRPSTWIVLALTTLSFLQMPGKTTFDTKLDLAVDPLAFLGRALHLWNPQATAGELQNQAYGYLFPMGPFFALCQAVGMPAWVAQRLWGAVLLSAAFGGALLLARAMKLGTERTRLIGALGYALAPRMLTEIGGLSAEMLPAVLLPWVLVPLVRAGTIGSPRRAAGLSAVAVLCMGGVNGAMVVMALVLPGLWLLTRKWTRHHVELVLWWFVFVVGATLWWILPLLLLGEYSLPFLDYIESATNTTAPMSLFEVLRGTNQWVAYVVQGTPWWPGGWSLIDNPVLMLATGLVAGVGLLGLTRRGLPERRFLVLGVLTGLTLLTIGYVGTLDSPLAEQVRHLLDGPLAPLRNVHKFEPVLRLPLMLAFVHGISSPVRVKSARRFLRPALGLLLVLVMAAPAWLLNLRSGPGWDEVPGYWYDAMGYVAKADPNARTLLLPATGFGEYDWGRTVDEPAQAIAKSPWAVRNQVPLGSEGNTRLMDSVDAALADGRGDPGLAAVLARSGYRFLLLRNDIDRDRNTAPPIATLRAGLAGSPGIAKAAAFGPLEIYEVRQPVPLATATSTKDVPTVSGGPENLLPLIGSGQLDPAVPTVLTGDGGSPGGPRLVTDGLRRAERNVGGVRDNLSQTLTAGEAFRQQRAAGDVLPFPGEEHQTVAAYRGIRAVTASTAASFADAFGGSDPGHQPFAAIDGDPRTAWHSSSFTGPVGQWLEVELDTPRLVNSVDLQMVDDLRVGWPPTRIRITTDNGSVDQQVIRGAGSHNYSVAAGVTRKVRITLLSLVVGRQDGNVGIADLKIPGTEPQRALEVPADLPAGPAPGFAFTRGAQPRYACLPDGGAVRCDASAARDGEEPDGIRRLFSTPAEQTFLVGGSVLPAGGGKNPVQLPGVTVASTSQLAGDPAAGGFAAVDGDPGTTWRPDATDLRPALTLGWTGPKRISGLHIGVSPSSGARAPRQVQLVGRASSRTVELDASGSASFEPLDTDQLQIVLPGDDDDPAARAVVGIGSLELSGTDGLLPGPDPAFTVPCGSGPNVHLDGLDYRTSVRGTLADITAHRPLALTMCRDSEGGISLPSGGHELRTDRSDAFVVQDLWLRPSVPAAPVVHRAVQVEKWDAASRSVKVAPGDEAVLAVPENANAGWVATLDGRELARTRVDGWQQAWIVPAGAGGVVSLAFTPDSAYRTALLIGAFAVLLMLAGVFWPARRRSFRVVPGGSPVPVALIVLLVALGGMLPVVLLIACLLARQFWDRAPRYLAFGGMAVAAVVSVTGRVLGHGQEWAYGPVTQAALLLAAAAMVATCVDWFTRKDPAT; translated from the coding sequence ATGGTAACCGCCACCCGCGAACGGTCCCGGGACGACGCCCCGCCCTCCGGCGGCGCCCGGAAGTTCTCGGCGGGCGCGTTCTTCCGGCGGCCCAGCACGTGGATCGTGCTGGCGCTGACCACGTTGTCGTTCCTGCAGATGCCGGGGAAGACGACGTTCGACACCAAGCTCGACCTCGCCGTCGACCCGCTCGCGTTCCTCGGCCGCGCGCTGCACCTGTGGAACCCGCAAGCCACGGCGGGGGAGCTGCAGAACCAGGCGTACGGCTACCTCTTCCCGATGGGCCCGTTCTTCGCGCTGTGCCAGGCCGTCGGGATGCCGGCGTGGGTCGCGCAGCGGCTGTGGGGCGCGGTCCTGCTCTCGGCCGCGTTCGGCGGCGCCCTGCTGCTGGCGCGGGCGATGAAGCTCGGCACCGAGCGCACGCGGCTGATCGGCGCGCTCGGGTACGCGCTCGCGCCGCGCATGCTGACCGAAATCGGTGGTCTGTCCGCGGAGATGCTGCCCGCGGTGCTGCTGCCGTGGGTGCTGGTGCCGCTGGTCCGGGCCGGCACGATCGGCTCCCCGCGGCGCGCCGCGGGGCTCTCCGCGGTCGCCGTCCTGTGCATGGGCGGGGTCAACGGCGCGATGGTCGTGATGGCGCTCGTCCTGCCGGGACTGTGGCTGCTGACCCGCAAGTGGACCCGCCACCACGTCGAGCTGGTCCTGTGGTGGTTCGTCTTCGTCGTCGGCGCGACGCTGTGGTGGATCCTGCCGCTGTTGCTGCTCGGCGAGTACAGCCTGCCGTTCCTGGACTACATCGAGTCCGCGACGAACACGACCGCGCCCATGTCGCTGTTCGAGGTGCTGCGCGGGACCAACCAGTGGGTCGCCTACGTCGTGCAGGGCACGCCGTGGTGGCCCGGCGGCTGGTCGCTGATCGACAACCCCGTGCTGATGCTGGCGACCGGGCTCGTCGCCGGCGTCGGCCTGCTCGGGCTGACCCGGCGCGGCCTGCCCGAGCGCCGGTTCCTGGTGCTGGGCGTCCTCACCGGCCTGACGCTGCTGACCATCGGGTACGTCGGCACGCTCGACAGCCCGCTGGCCGAGCAGGTCCGGCACCTGCTCGACGGGCCGCTCGCGCCCCTGCGCAACGTCCACAAGTTCGAGCCGGTGCTGCGGCTGCCGCTGATGCTGGCGTTCGTGCACGGCATCTCCAGCCCGGTCCGGGTGAAGTCCGCGCGCCGGTTCCTGCGTCCCGCGCTCGGGCTCCTGCTCGTGCTGGTGATGGCCGCGCCCGCGTGGCTGCTGAACCTGCGGTCCGGGCCGGGCTGGGACGAGGTGCCCGGGTACTGGTACGACGCGATGGGCTACGTCGCCAAGGCCGATCCGAACGCGCGGACGCTGCTGCTGCCGGCCACCGGTTTCGGCGAGTACGACTGGGGCCGCACGGTCGACGAGCCCGCGCAGGCGATCGCGAAGAGCCCGTGGGCGGTCCGCAACCAGGTCCCGCTGGGGTCCGAGGGCAACACCCGGCTGATGGACTCCGTCGACGCGGCGCTCGCCGACGGCCGCGGCGATCCCGGGCTCGCCGCGGTGCTCGCGCGGTCCGGGTACCGGTTCCTGCTGCTGCGCAACGACATCGACCGGGACCGGAACACCGCTCCGCCGATCGCGACGCTGCGGGCCGGGCTGGCCGGCTCGCCCGGCATCGCCAAGGCGGCGGCGTTCGGGCCGCTCGAGATCTACGAGGTGCGGCAGCCGGTACCGCTCGCCACGGCGACGTCCACAAAGGACGTCCCGACGGTGAGCGGCGGCCCGGAGAACCTGCTCCCGCTGATCGGCTCCGGCCAGCTCGACCCGGCGGTGCCGACCGTGCTGACCGGCGACGGCGGCTCGCCCGGCGGGCCGCGGCTGGTGACCGACGGCCTGCGCCGCGCCGAACGGAACGTCGGCGGCGTGCGGGACAACCTCAGCCAGACCTTGACCGCCGGGGAGGCGTTCCGCCAGCAGCGTGCGGCCGGTGATGTCCTGCCGTTCCCGGGCGAGGAGCACCAGACCGTCGCCGCCTACCGGGGCATCCGCGCGGTGACGGCGTCGACGGCCGCGTCGTTCGCCGACGCGTTCGGCGGGTCCGACCCGGGGCACCAGCCGTTCGCGGCGATCGACGGCGACCCGCGCACGGCGTGGCACTCGTCGTCGTTCACCGGGCCGGTCGGGCAGTGGCTCGAGGTGGAGCTGGACACCCCGCGGCTGGTGAACTCGGTGGACCTGCAGATGGTGGACGACCTCCGCGTCGGCTGGCCGCCGACCCGGATCCGGATCACCACCGACAACGGCTCGGTCGACCAGCAGGTGATCCGCGGTGCGGGGTCGCACAACTACAGCGTCGCCGCCGGGGTCACCCGCAAGGTGCGGATCACGCTGCTGTCGCTGGTGGTCGGGCGGCAGGACGGGAACGTCGGCATCGCGGACCTGAAGATCCCCGGCACCGAGCCGCAGCGCGCGCTGGAAGTCCCGGCCGACCTGCCCGCCGGCCCGGCGCCGGGGTTCGCGTTCACGCGCGGCGCGCAGCCGCGGTACGCGTGCCTGCCCGACGGCGGTGCGGTGCGGTGCGACGCGTCCGCCGCTCGTGACGGCGAGGAGCCCGACGGCATCCGGCGCCTGTTCAGCACCCCGGCCGAGCAGACGTTCCTCGTCGGCGGCTCGGTGCTGCCCGCCGGCGGCGGCAAGAACCCGGTGCAGCTGCCGGGGGTCACGGTGGCGTCGACGTCGCAGCTGGCTGGCGACCCGGCCGCGGGCGGCTTCGCGGCGGTGGACGGCGACCCGGGCACGACGTGGCGGCCCGACGCCACCGACCTGCGTCCGGCGCTCACCCTCGGCTGGACCGGCCCGAAGCGGATTTCCGGGCTGCACATCGGGGTTTCGCCCTCGAGCGGGGCTCGCGCGCCGCGGCAGGTGCAACTGGTGGGGCGCGCGAGCTCGCGCACGGTCGAGCTCGACGCGAGCGGGTCGGCGTCCTTCGAACCCCTCGACACCGACCAGCTGCAGATCGTGCTGCCCGGGGACGACGACGACCCCGCCGCGCGCGCGGTGGTCGGGATCGGCAGCCTGGAGCTGTCCGGCACCGACGGGCTGCTGCCCGGGCCGGACCCGGCGTTCACGGTGCCGTGCGGGTCGGGGCCGAACGTCCACCTCGACGGGCTCGACTACCGGACGTCGGTGCGGGGGACGCTGGCCGACATCACCGCCCACCGGCCGCTGGCGTTGACGATGTGCCGGGACTCGGAGGGCGGCATCTCGCTGCCGTCCGGCGGGCACGAGCTGCGGACGGACCGGTCGGACGCGTTCGTCGTCCAGGACCTGTGGCTGCGTCCTTCGGTGCCGGCGGCTCCGGTCGTGCACCGCGCGGTGCAGGTGGAGAAGTGGGACGCGGCGTCGCGGTCGGTGAAGGTGGCGCCGGGCGACGAGGCGGTGCTGGCCGTCCCGGAGAACGCGAACGCGGGCTGGGTGGCCACTTTGGACGGTCGCGAGCTGGCCCGCACCCGGGTCGACGGCTGGCAGCAGGCGTGGATCGTCCCGGCCGGCGCGGGCGGGGTGGTGTCGCTCGCGTTCACCCCGGACTCGGCGTACCGGACGGCGCTGCTGATCGGCGCGTTCGCGGTGCTGCTGATGCTCGCCGGGGTCTTCTGGCCGGCCCGGCGGCGGTCGTTCCGGGTGGTGCCCGGGGGTTCGCCGGTGCCGGTGGCGCTGATCGTGCTGCTGGTGGCGCTGGGCGGGATGCTGCCGGTGGTGCTGCTGATCGCGTGCCTGCTGGCGCGCCAGTTCTGGGACCGGGCCCCGCGGTACCTGGCGTTCGGCGGCATGGCCGTGGCGGCGGTGGTGTCGGTGACCGGCCGCGTCCTGGGCCACGGCCAGGAGTGGGCGTACGGCCCGGTGACCCAGGCGGCCCTGCTCCTGGCGGCGGCCGCGATGGTGGCGACGTGCGTGGACTGGTTCACCCGCAAGGACCCGGCCACCTGA
- a CDS encoding lipopolysaccharide biosynthesis protein, with protein MSVDTEVPARTGNRVAAILVSLALAGNNAGSYVLSLAAARILAPGAFGELSSLLAVLVIGVVPAMGLQTVVALRVARSPSLARGSLFALGLVTSAIVATAALTLSPLLVLLLHLGSLTPALLVTAALGPLTLLGVFHGMLQGGHRFATLAGLIALEGAGKVGGSLVGLVVSGSPTGALAGTALGSLAVVVAGWWVCGRPRPRWADRHGAEVLHTAQAMLALVLLVNLDLVLARHTLPSSSAGEYALGAIVTKIAYWLPQAVGVLVLPRFAASAGRRRVLPVALAVCAFLDAFVLLASVVLGPSLLSLIGGAKYAGSTMPVWPFALAGSMLALVQILLYARLADGDRRVAVLMWAAVGVEALLITTWLHASATQVVTVAACCAGGLAVAGFVLELRARRVVGRRDVVSEKQG; from the coding sequence TTGAGCGTAGACACCGAAGTGCCGGCCCGGACCGGCAACCGGGTCGCGGCGATCCTCGTCTCGCTCGCGCTCGCGGGCAACAACGCCGGCAGCTACGTGCTGAGCCTCGCGGCCGCGCGGATCCTCGCGCCCGGGGCGTTCGGGGAGCTGAGCTCGCTGCTGGCGGTGCTGGTGATCGGCGTCGTCCCGGCGATGGGGCTGCAGACGGTCGTCGCACTGCGGGTCGCGCGCTCGCCGTCGCTGGCGCGGGGTTCGCTGTTCGCCCTGGGGCTGGTGACGAGCGCGATCGTCGCGACGGCGGCGTTGACGCTCAGCCCGTTGCTGGTGCTCCTGCTGCACCTGGGGTCGCTGACACCGGCGCTGCTGGTGACGGCCGCGCTCGGGCCGTTGACGCTGCTGGGGGTCTTCCACGGGATGCTGCAGGGCGGCCACCGGTTCGCCACGCTGGCCGGGCTGATCGCCCTGGAGGGAGCGGGCAAGGTCGGCGGGTCCCTGGTCGGCCTGGTCGTCTCGGGCTCTCCCACGGGGGCGCTGGCGGGGACGGCGCTCGGGTCGCTGGCGGTGGTGGTCGCGGGCTGGTGGGTCTGCGGCCGTCCGCGTCCCCGCTGGGCCGACCGCCACGGCGCGGAAGTACTCCATACGGCGCAGGCGATGCTGGCGCTGGTGCTGCTGGTGAACCTGGACCTGGTGCTGGCGCGGCACACGCTGCCGTCGTCGTCCGCCGGGGAATACGCGCTGGGGGCGATCGTCACGAAGATCGCGTACTGGCTGCCGCAGGCGGTGGGAGTGCTGGTGCTGCCCCGGTTCGCCGCGTCGGCCGGCCGGCGCCGGGTGCTGCCGGTGGCGTTGGCGGTGTGCGCGTTCCTGGACGCCTTCGTGCTGCTGGCTTCGGTGGTGCTGGGGCCGTCGCTGCTGTCGCTGATCGGCGGGGCGAAGTACGCGGGGAGCACGATGCCGGTGTGGCCGTTCGCGCTGGCCGGGTCGATGCTGGCGCTGGTCCAGATCCTGCTGTACGCGCGCCTGGCCGACGGCGATCGCCGCGTCGCGGTGCTGATGTGGGCCGCGGTGGGGGTGGAGGCGCTCCTGATCACGACGTGGCTGCACGCGTCGGCGACCCAGGTGGTGACGGTCGCGGCTTGCTGCGCGGGCGGCCTGGCGGTGGCGGGCTTCGTCCTCGAACTCCGAGCCCGCCGAGTAGTCGGTCGCCGGGACGTCGTGAGTGAGAAACAGGGTTAG
- a CDS encoding glycosyltransferase family 4 protein: MERPRVLLVNWRDTGHPEGGGSERYVERMAEGLARAGYRVEIQCAAYAGATDGEWRDGVRYRRRGNKFGVYLHALRAIRRARADLVVDVQNGMPFFARLVAGCPVLVLVHHVHKEQWISALGETLGRVGWWIESRLAPWLFRKCRYATVSEVTKAELAGLGVERERVTVVPNGLDAPPPCASERDASPTLVAVSRLVPHKRIEHAIDVVARLARRWPELRLEVVGQGPWDEVLRAHAASRGIADRVVLHGWVDEQAKHEILARSWLHLCPSVKEGWGIVIMEAAAHGVPSVAYRAAGGVAESIVEGRTGLLAEDFEDFTAQVDGLLADGLRRAEMGLAGAERAGRFSWDASVGQFESLVRDVSGRPAPRPRVLDQVARGSALAS; the protein is encoded by the coding sequence ATGGAACGACCTCGTGTGCTCCTCGTCAACTGGCGCGACACCGGCCACCCCGAAGGCGGCGGGTCGGAGCGGTACGTCGAGCGGATGGCCGAAGGGCTCGCGAGAGCCGGGTACCGGGTCGAAATCCAGTGCGCCGCCTACGCCGGCGCGACCGACGGGGAATGGCGCGACGGCGTCCGCTACCGGCGGCGCGGCAACAAGTTCGGCGTCTACCTGCACGCGCTGCGCGCGATTCGTCGAGCCCGCGCCGACCTGGTGGTCGACGTGCAGAACGGGATGCCGTTCTTCGCCCGGCTGGTCGCCGGCTGTCCCGTGCTGGTGCTCGTGCACCACGTCCACAAGGAACAGTGGATCAGCGCGCTCGGCGAGACGCTGGGCCGGGTCGGCTGGTGGATCGAGTCGCGGCTGGCTCCGTGGCTGTTCCGCAAGTGCCGCTACGCGACGGTCTCCGAGGTCACCAAGGCGGAGCTGGCGGGGCTCGGGGTCGAGCGCGAGCGCGTCACCGTCGTGCCCAACGGCCTCGACGCGCCGCCGCCGTGCGCGTCCGAACGGGACGCTTCGCCGACGCTGGTCGCGGTGAGCAGGCTGGTGCCGCACAAGCGGATCGAGCACGCCATCGACGTCGTCGCGCGGCTAGCGCGGCGCTGGCCGGAGCTGCGGCTCGAGGTCGTCGGCCAGGGACCGTGGGACGAAGTGCTGCGGGCGCACGCGGCTTCGCGGGGCATCGCCGACCGCGTGGTCCTGCACGGCTGGGTCGACGAGCAGGCCAAGCACGAGATCCTCGCGCGGTCGTGGCTGCACCTGTGCCCGTCGGTCAAGGAGGGCTGGGGCATCGTCATCATGGAGGCCGCGGCGCACGGCGTGCCGTCGGTCGCCTACCGCGCCGCCGGCGGCGTGGCGGAGTCCATCGTGGAGGGTCGCACCGGGCTGCTGGCCGAGGACTTCGAGGACTTCACCGCCCAGGTCGACGGCCTGCTCGCCGACGGCCTGCGGCGCGCGGAAATGGGCCTGGCCGGCGCCGAACGGGCCGGGCGGTTCAGCTGGGACGCGAGCGTCGGGCAGTTCGAGTCGCTGGTGCGGGACGTCTCCGGCCGGCCGGCACCCCGGCCGCGGGTCCTGGATCAGGTGGCGCGCGGCTCGGCGCTGGCGTCCTGA
- a CDS encoding class I SAM-dependent methyltransferase, producing MVGNPVIDRPHQATLGRSVTLFRTFLTEQTDPDGFYSALAADSVRQLAAHTPLSGRTVLDVGGGPGYFSDAFRAAGAVYLGLDPDVGELSARGEYGENMIRASGTELPVRSGSVDVCYSSNVLEHVSEPWVMLDEMCRVTKPGGTVFASFTPWYSPWGGHETAPWHFFGGHYARRRYFRKLGKQPKNKFGESLFPVSVGAALRWAKATPLADFVAGYPRYHPSWAMWIVRIPGLREIASWNLVLVLRKR from the coding sequence ATGGTAGGTAATCCGGTCATCGACCGACCTCATCAGGCCACGCTGGGGCGTTCCGTCACGCTGTTCCGCACGTTCCTCACCGAGCAGACCGACCCGGACGGCTTCTATTCCGCGTTGGCCGCCGACTCGGTCCGGCAATTGGCGGCGCACACTCCGCTGTCCGGGCGAACGGTGCTCGACGTCGGCGGCGGGCCGGGGTACTTCTCCGACGCGTTCCGCGCGGCCGGCGCGGTCTACCTCGGCCTCGACCCGGACGTCGGCGAGCTGTCCGCGCGGGGTGAGTACGGCGAGAACATGATCCGCGCCAGCGGCACGGAACTGCCCGTGCGCAGCGGTTCCGTCGACGTCTGCTACTCGTCGAACGTGCTGGAGCACGTCAGCGAGCCGTGGGTGATGCTCGACGAGATGTGCCGGGTGACCAAGCCCGGCGGCACGGTCTTCGCGTCGTTCACGCCGTGGTACTCGCCGTGGGGCGGCCACGAGACCGCGCCGTGGCATTTCTTCGGCGGTCACTACGCCCGGCGGCGCTATTTCCGGAAACTGGGGAAGCAGCCGAAGAACAAATTCGGGGAAAGCCTGTTCCCGGTTTCGGTCGGCGCCGCACTCCGCTGGGCGAAGGCGACGCCGCTCGCCGATTTCGTGGCCGGGTACCCGCGGTACCACCCGAGCTGGGCGATGTGGATCGTGCGGATTCCCGGCCTTCGCGAAATCGCTTCTTGGAATCTGGTCCTGGTGCTGCGTAAGCGCTGA
- a CDS encoding DUF3068 domain-containing protein: MRRAFGLILLALGVFAVAGAVLLPTYVYPKLAKVPLDQDSTSVLEGTASKVLAVTDDGSGPVSNIRENAKLTAVGHVQANFAAPEMQADTDYAVWLLAVQVTDDADGTVLSASKRQVCFDRRTGEGYEPRGSNNPQCDARSSYVTELKDKADKDGQKPPETNVEKAQPGLNFKFPFGTEQKDYKVYDDNTEAAVTARYAGTETVNGIETYKFVQDIPDTKLSSKKVPGSLVGSDQSSVDADLYYRGVNTMWVEPVTGIEVKQQQQQHQELRVGTSGSSTVVFDGTLAYNGRTIAQMVDQVNANKGKLEFLSSTGPLWLGIGGGVLIIVAIVLLARRRPPEPPTSHRRRQVAYAGS; encoded by the coding sequence TTGCGACGTGCTTTCGGCCTGATCTTGCTGGCACTGGGCGTTTTCGCGGTCGCCGGGGCGGTGCTCCTCCCCACGTACGTCTACCCGAAGCTCGCCAAGGTGCCCCTCGACCAGGACTCGACGTCGGTGCTCGAAGGCACCGCGAGCAAGGTCCTCGCCGTGACCGACGACGGGTCCGGCCCGGTCTCGAACATCCGCGAGAACGCCAAGCTGACCGCCGTGGGCCACGTGCAGGCGAACTTCGCCGCGCCGGAGATGCAGGCGGACACCGACTACGCGGTCTGGCTGCTGGCGGTGCAGGTCACCGACGACGCCGACGGCACGGTGCTCAGCGCGAGCAAGCGGCAGGTCTGCTTCGACCGGCGCACCGGCGAGGGCTACGAGCCGCGAGGCAGCAACAACCCGCAGTGCGACGCCAGGAGCAGCTACGTCACCGAGCTGAAGGACAAGGCCGACAAGGACGGCCAGAAGCCGCCCGAGACGAACGTCGAAAAGGCGCAGCCCGGCCTGAACTTCAAGTTCCCCTTCGGCACCGAGCAGAAGGACTACAAGGTCTACGACGACAACACCGAGGCGGCCGTCACCGCCCGCTACGCCGGCACCGAGACGGTGAACGGGATCGAGACCTACAAGTTCGTCCAGGACATCCCCGACACGAAGCTCTCCTCGAAGAAGGTGCCCGGCTCGCTCGTCGGCTCCGACCAGTCCTCGGTGGACGCCGACCTCTACTACCGCGGTGTCAACACGATGTGGGTGGAGCCGGTCACCGGGATCGAGGTCAAGCAGCAGCAACAGCAGCACCAGGAGCTGCGCGTCGGCACCAGCGGCAGCTCGACGGTCGTGTTCGACGGGACGCTCGCCTACAACGGCCGGACCATCGCGCAGATGGTCGACCAGGTGAACGCGAACAAGGGCAAGCTGGAGTTCCTGTCGAGCACCGGCCCGCTCTGGCTCGGCATCGGCGGCGGCGTGCTGATCATCGTCGCGATCGTCCTGCTGGCCCGCCGCCGCCCGCCGGAGCCCCCGACGTCGCACCGGCGGCGGCAGGTCGCCTACGCGGGTAGCTGA
- a CDS encoding MarR family winged helix-turn-helix transcriptional regulator: MEAQPVDPAAIGMLLNRAHRLARAHANDAARPTGIELQHAGVLTAVRAGGVRSQRELGAALGVDKSTLVRIVDDLEHRNLVRRQRSASDRRAYEIVITEEGERRLDEAGDLFAEAVAGLLKVFDDADQRRLHELLTRFVAQES; the protein is encoded by the coding sequence ATGGAGGCTCAACCAGTCGATCCGGCGGCCATCGGGATGCTGCTCAACCGCGCCCACCGGCTGGCCCGCGCGCACGCCAACGACGCGGCGCGGCCGACCGGCATCGAGCTGCAGCACGCCGGCGTGCTCACGGCGGTCCGGGCGGGCGGGGTCCGCAGCCAGCGCGAGCTCGGCGCGGCCCTCGGGGTCGACAAGTCCACCCTGGTCCGCATCGTCGACGACCTGGAGCACCGGAACCTGGTGCGGCGGCAGCGATCCGCGAGCGACCGGCGGGCCTACGAGATCGTGATCACCGAGGAAGGCGAGCGACGCCTCGACGAGGCGGGCGACCTGTTCGCGGAGGCCGTGGCCGGGCTGCTGAAGGTGTTCGACGACGCGGACCAGCGCCGGCTGCACGAGCTGCTGACCCGGTTCGTGGCGCAGGAGTCGTGA
- a CDS encoding FAD-dependent oxidoreductase — MRVLISGAGLAGPCLAHGLRRHGVDVLLFERDAAVDARAQGYRIHIGGEGDAALREWLPSEVYEQAAATSCVTGRGVTTAGPGLGTFTEIPLPPDAYAGITVDRLTLRRIMLRDLGGRTRFGAGFAGYRLLDDGRVRVRFTDGTTEDGDLLVAADGVGSGIRRQLLPDFPVTVEDARLIYGRTPLTAEARALTPDAALEGFLGVNDEDGRGLALAAQRFRRDPAEFGFPPGRDYVMWAVAAPSGRFGPDLFRLAAGDLVDLAAKTLAGWHSSLRELIRLGDPAYVVPSNVHTSERPEPWAPGPVTLVGDAAHPMPPAGVSAGVALHDAGLLAGRLVSGVPLPDAVAEYEKEMLDHGFAAAADATRRHRGEF; from the coding sequence ATGCGAGTCCTCATCAGCGGTGCCGGGCTGGCCGGCCCGTGCCTGGCCCACGGCCTGCGCCGGCACGGCGTCGACGTCCTGCTCTTCGAACGGGACGCCGCCGTCGACGCCCGCGCGCAGGGCTACCGGATCCACATCGGCGGCGAAGGCGACGCGGCATTGCGCGAGTGGCTGCCGTCCGAGGTGTACGAGCAGGCCGCCGCGACGTCCTGCGTGACCGGCCGCGGGGTCACCACGGCCGGCCCCGGCCTCGGGACGTTCACCGAGATCCCGTTACCGCCGGACGCCTACGCCGGGATCACCGTCGACCGGCTGACGCTGCGCCGGATCATGCTGCGCGACCTCGGCGGCCGCACGCGCTTCGGTGCCGGGTTCGCCGGCTACCGCCTGCTGGACGACGGCCGCGTGCGAGTCCGGTTCACCGACGGCACCACCGAAGACGGCGACCTGCTCGTCGCCGCCGACGGCGTCGGCTCCGGCATCCGGCGGCAGCTGCTGCCGGACTTCCCGGTGACCGTCGAGGACGCCCGGCTGATCTACGGCCGCACGCCGCTGACCGCCGAAGCCCGCGCCCTGACCCCGGACGCGGCGCTCGAAGGCTTCCTCGGGGTGAACGACGAGGACGGCCGCGGGCTCGCCCTCGCCGCGCAGCGTTTCCGGCGCGACCCGGCCGAGTTCGGTTTCCCGCCGGGCCGGGACTACGTCATGTGGGCCGTCGCCGCCCCGTCGGGCCGGTTCGGCCCGGACCTCTTCCGGCTGGCCGCCGGGGACCTGGTCGACCTGGCGGCGAAGACGCTCGCCGGCTGGCATTCGTCGCTGCGGGAGCTGATCCGGCTGGGCGATCCGGCGTACGTGGTGCCGTCGAACGTCCACACCTCCGAGCGGCCCGAGCCGTGGGCCCCGGGCCCGGTGACCCTCGTCGGCGACGCGGCGCACCCGATGCCGCCCGCCGGCGTCAGCGCCGGGGTCGCGCTGCACGACGCGGGCCTGCTCGCCGGCCGGCTGGTCTCGGGCGTACCGCTGCCCGACGCCGTCGCGGAGTACGAGAAGGAGATGCTCGACCACGGGTTCGCCGCGGCGGCCGATGCCACCCGGCGCCACCGCGGCGAGTTCTAG
- a CDS encoding helix-turn-helix domain-containing protein codes for MAIVVRIDVELAKRKLSVGEFAEKVGLTPANVAVLKNGRAKAVRFSTLEAMCRVLGCQPGDLLEWVDD; via the coding sequence ATGGCGATCGTCGTGCGCATCGACGTCGAACTGGCCAAACGCAAGCTGAGCGTCGGGGAGTTCGCCGAGAAGGTCGGGCTGACGCCGGCCAACGTCGCGGTGCTGAAGAACGGCCGCGCCAAGGCGGTCCGGTTCAGCACCCTCGAAGCCATGTGCCGCGTGCTCGGCTGCCAGCCCGGCGACCTCCTGGAGTGGGTCGACGACTAG